The Paenibacillus sp. FSL R7-0204 genome includes a region encoding these proteins:
- a CDS encoding histidine phosphatase family protein, translated as MTRIGLIRHGSTRWNQEGRVQGHTDNPLDEEGFRQAGVLAERLSGEAWDYIYSSDLLRARETAETIAGRLGIPLAGLLPDIREMNGGLIEGTTESERIERFGSQWKTMDLKLESQELARERGVRAIEELAARHPGSNVLVVSHGAILRSTLAGLVPSLDVSVLLKNTSITCLVKKNDSWNCELYNSAEHMDG; from the coding sequence ATGACAAGAATAGGCTTAATCCGGCACGGCAGCACACGCTGGAATCAAGAGGGGAGGGTCCAGGGCCACACGGATAATCCTTTGGACGAGGAAGGCTTCCGGCAGGCCGGCGTGCTTGCGGAGCGGCTAAGCGGTGAAGCGTGGGATTATATCTATTCAAGCGATTTGCTGCGGGCCAGAGAGACGGCGGAGACCATCGCCGGGAGATTGGGTATCCCGCTGGCCGGTCTCCTTCCGGACATCCGGGAGATGAACGGCGGATTAATTGAAGGAACCACAGAGAGCGAGCGGATCGAGCGCTTCGGCAGCCAGTGGAAGACAATGGATCTGAAGCTGGAGAGTCAGGAGCTGGCCCGTGAGCGTGGAGTGCGGGCGATTGAAGAGCTTGCTGCGCGCCATCCCGGCAGCAATGTACTGGTAGTCAGCCACGGGGCTATTCTGCGGAGTACGCTGGCCGGACTTGTGCCTTCCCTGGATGTAAGTGTGCTGCTGAAGAACACCTCTATCACCTGCCTGGTCAAAAAGAATGACAGCTGGAACTGTGAATTGTACAACAGCGCGGAGCATATGGACGGATAG
- a CDS encoding phosphodiester glycosidase family protein: protein MKKLLTLFTAFCLLAVLLPAMQSGAAAAPQPKLAVYVDKENHSFIPLRFLNGFAGIQSVLTASGGQIQMSRGENSITFTPGKPGASVNGKPVTVSERPFSENGTTYVPLSLVSQTLGIQLQWNKEAGSITLTSGADTGTAETATLPVQNGSLIKSGSPAVISGHHTYKVGSRSFSVQTVTVSLLHPSVRLDAVLAGNTVGKTEALASIAKRSNAIAAINGTFFAAYTNDAFKAPYGYIISGGKMLKNSSGDKRAVFAYDRNMLAELIPGSEFKARFDSGSVFGALQAGPRLLVNGKVALNVAGEGFRDPKILTGGGSRSALGITRDHKLILLTSGGATIPQLAEIMKQAGAYQAMNLDGGASSGLYYNGKYLTTPGRLISNALVVQTK from the coding sequence ATGAAAAAACTGCTCACCCTCTTTACCGCCTTCTGTCTGCTGGCTGTCCTTCTTCCAGCCATGCAATCCGGTGCCGCTGCGGCACCGCAGCCCAAGCTTGCCGTGTATGTGGACAAGGAGAATCACTCCTTCATCCCCCTCCGCTTCCTGAACGGCTTCGCCGGTATCCAGTCTGTGCTCACCGCTTCCGGCGGCCAGATCCAGATGTCACGCGGTGAGAATTCCATTACCTTCACTCCAGGCAAGCCCGGGGCTTCCGTCAACGGCAAGCCCGTTACCGTAAGTGAGCGGCCTTTCAGTGAGAATGGGACCACCTACGTCCCCTTGTCTCTTGTAAGCCAGACACTTGGCATACAGCTCCAGTGGAATAAGGAGGCCGGATCGATTACGCTGACAAGCGGAGCGGATACAGGGACTGCGGAGACAGCCACCCTGCCTGTACAGAACGGCAGCCTGATCAAGAGCGGCTCGCCTGCTGTAATCAGCGGACATCATACCTACAAGGTCGGTAGCCGCTCCTTCAGTGTCCAGACGGTCACGGTCTCCCTGCTGCATCCTTCGGTGAGGCTGGATGCCGTTCTCGCCGGGAATACCGTCGGCAAGACTGAAGCTCTTGCCAGCATCGCCAAGCGCAGCAATGCCATCGCCGCGATCAACGGCACGTTCTTCGCCGCGTATACTAATGATGCCTTCAAGGCTCCATACGGCTACATCATCAGCGGCGGCAAGATGCTGAAGAACAGCTCCGGAGACAAACGGGCTGTCTTCGCTTACGACCGCAATATGCTTGCTGAGCTCATTCCCGGCAGTGAATTCAAGGCACGCTTCGATTCCGGTTCCGTTTTCGGCGCACTCCAGGCAGGACCACGGCTGCTGGTTAACGGGAAGGTCGCGCTGAATGTGGCGGGGGAAGGCTTCCGGGACCCCAAAATCCTGACCGGCGGAGGCTCCCGCAGCGCGCTGGGCATCACCCGCGATCATAAGCTGATTCTATTGACCTCCGGCGGGGCAACGATTCCCCAGCTGGCGGAAATTATGAAGCAGGCCGGAGCCTACCAGGCGATGAACCTTGATGGCGGTGCCTCCAGCGGCCTATATTACAACGGCAAGTACCTGACGACTCCGGGACGCCTGATCAGCAACGCGCTGGTCGTCCAGACTAAATAA
- a CDS encoding spore germination protein produces the protein MPQEPKSRKTTQDPVETSVPAPLLLKLSLEDNLHELSHRIGSSSDIVTRHYKSEAEPPLSLAFIYIDGLVNADTVNQAVLQSLMENSTLNGDQITTEAAFKLIKEHILPIGGVKEARTLEVLLPLLFDGYTLILFEGLEVALAADTSGWEKRSINEPTSQGVIRGPKEGFTESLRTGTAMLRRRLKTADLRIEEYNIGQRTGTGIALVYLKGLASEQVLTEIRRRLNAINTDAILESNYIEEFIQDGGLTPFPTIQNTERPDAMAGGILEGQVGIIIDGTPFALLAPSTFFNFFQSSEDYYQRYDISSFLRLIRYGAFFVSMLLPALYIAVTTFHQEMLPTTLLISLAAQREGVPLPAFAEALLMELTFDVLREAGVRMPRTIGPAISIVGALVLGQAAVQAGLVSAAMVIVVSFTAISNFVIPSLAIANSIRLIRFVMMFIAASLGLFGIMSFLMVLLIHMAGLRSFGVPYLSPVAPMIPRYLKDIFIRVPLWSMNMRPKTNLGKETRRQVPNQKPQPVENEANPSPSQPRPQGEGPA, from the coding sequence ATGCCTCAAGAGCCGAAGAGCCGTAAGACTACCCAAGATCCTGTAGAAACCTCCGTGCCTGCGCCACTTCTGCTGAAGCTCTCCCTTGAGGATAATCTGCACGAATTGAGCCACCGGATCGGCAGCAGCTCGGATATTGTCACCCGCCATTATAAGAGCGAAGCTGAGCCTCCGCTATCCCTTGCCTTCATCTATATTGACGGTCTGGTCAACGCCGATACCGTCAACCAGGCGGTCCTCCAGTCCTTGATGGAGAACAGTACGCTGAACGGAGATCAGATTACCACAGAAGCTGCCTTTAAGCTGATAAAGGAGCACATTCTGCCAATTGGAGGAGTTAAGGAGGCCCGGACTCTGGAGGTGCTGCTGCCCCTGCTTTTTGACGGCTATACCTTGATACTGTTCGAGGGGCTTGAGGTCGCATTGGCCGCCGACACCTCCGGCTGGGAGAAGAGAAGCATTAATGAGCCAACCTCCCAGGGGGTTATCCGCGGGCCGAAGGAAGGCTTCACCGAGAGCCTGCGCACCGGGACCGCCATGCTGCGCCGCCGCCTGAAAACCGCCGATCTGCGGATTGAGGAATATAACATCGGCCAGCGTACCGGTACAGGAATTGCCCTCGTCTATCTGAAGGGCCTCGCCAGTGAACAGGTGCTGACCGAAATCCGCCGCCGGCTGAACGCCATCAATACCGATGCCATTCTGGAGAGCAATTATATTGAAGAATTCATACAGGACGGCGGCCTGACGCCCTTTCCTACCATCCAGAACACCGAACGCCCCGACGCTATGGCCGGGGGCATTCTGGAAGGCCAGGTCGGGATTATCATTGACGGCACTCCCTTTGCGCTGCTGGCCCCGTCCACTTTCTTCAACTTTTTTCAATCCAGCGAGGATTACTACCAGCGGTATGATATTTCCTCTTTCCTGCGGCTGATCCGCTATGGTGCATTCTTCGTCTCCATGCTGCTGCCTGCACTTTATATTGCTGTTACTACCTTTCACCAGGAGATGCTGCCGACCACGCTGCTGATCAGTCTGGCTGCCCAGCGGGAAGGCGTGCCGCTCCCCGCCTTCGCAGAGGCGCTGCTGATGGAGCTGACCTTCGACGTTCTGCGTGAAGCGGGGGTACGTATGCCGCGGACCATCGGACCGGCTATCTCTATCGTAGGTGCACTGGTACTGGGGCAGGCTGCCGTTCAGGCCGGGCTGGTCTCGGCAGCGATGGTGATTGTGGTTTCTTTTACCGCCATCTCGAACTTCGTGATTCCGTCACTCGCCATCGCCAACTCCATCCGGCTGATCCGCTTCGTGATGATGTTCATCGCCGCCTCGCTCGGCCTGTTCGGCATTATGTCCTTCCTGATGGTGCTGCTGATTCATATGGCGGGCCTGCGCTCCTTCGGTGTGCCTTATCTGTCTCCGGTGGCGCCGATGATCCCGCGTTATCTGAAGGACATCTTCATCCGTGTTCCGCTGTGGAGTATGAATATGCGTCCCAAGACCAATCTGGGCAAGGAGACCCGCAGACAAGTCCCTAACCAGAAGCCACAGCCCGTTGAAAATGAAGCTAATCCATCGCCGTCACAGCCTAGGCCGCAGGGAGAGGGTCCAGCATGA
- a CDS encoding GerAB/ArcD/ProY family transporter, producing MNGKIGTTQAAMLVVNTILPTATVVLPIIISTYAEQDAPLAIIMSTVAGLLIAWIVGAVIQSSNGAPFLEWVGENSSPVAAVILGLLMLQFYLDTTATILREFVNFLKDNVLINTPITVLVILILFITIYMVRQGLEAIARVNSLVILLYLFFVPLYLFGLYNDLNVHHLLPMFDHNLAEITLASLTPTAWMSEVAVLLFLAPYLQYPKRAKIIGWTGLLFVAALMMLSLITALMVFGPEFIKLSSYPGFATISILRVGRFIEKLDILFISYWVLSIYLKFAIFLFATVECFKQTFRVSSSRPFIGALGLIVALECLFSWQSSAKLNVYNQEGRFVVFFLFNVLVPLGAVLLNRIHKARSKRKGLET from the coding sequence ATGAATGGAAAAATCGGCACCACCCAAGCCGCCATGCTTGTCGTCAATACCATCCTGCCGACGGCCACTGTCGTGTTGCCTATCATTATTAGCACCTATGCAGAGCAGGACGCTCCGCTGGCGATTATCATGTCTACTGTGGCAGGACTGCTCATTGCGTGGATCGTCGGGGCGGTGATTCAGAGCAGCAACGGCGCTCCTTTTCTGGAGTGGGTGGGGGAGAACAGCTCCCCTGTGGCCGCAGTGATTCTAGGTCTGCTGATGCTCCAGTTCTACCTGGACACCACTGCAACCATCCTGCGGGAATTCGTCAATTTCCTGAAAGACAACGTTCTGATCAACACCCCGATCACGGTGCTGGTCATACTCATTCTCTTCATCACTATCTATATGGTCAGGCAGGGCCTTGAAGCAATCGCCAGAGTGAACAGCCTGGTTATTCTGCTCTATCTGTTCTTCGTACCGCTGTATCTGTTCGGGTTGTACAATGATTTGAATGTGCATCATCTGCTGCCCATGTTCGATCATAATCTGGCTGAGATCACCCTGGCGAGCCTGACACCGACTGCATGGATGTCTGAAGTGGCGGTGCTGCTGTTCCTGGCTCCTTACCTGCAATATCCGAAGCGGGCCAAGATTATAGGCTGGACAGGCCTGCTGTTCGTGGCCGCACTGATGATGCTCTCCCTAATCACAGCCCTGATGGTCTTCGGCCCTGAATTCATTAAGCTCAGCAGCTACCCCGGCTTCGCTACCATCAGCATCCTCCGGGTCGGCCGGTTCATAGAGAAGCTCGATATTCTCTTCATCTCTTATTGGGTACTGTCGATTTATCTTAAATTTGCAATCTTCCTGTTCGCAACGGTGGAGTGCTTCAAGCAGACGTTCCGGGTCAGCAGCAGCCGGCCCTTCATTGGAGCTCTGGGTCTGATCGTTGCTCTGGAGTGCCTGTTCTCCTGGCAAAGTTCCGCCAAGCTGAATGTCTATAACCAGGAAGGGCGGTTCGTGGTCTTCTTCCTGTTCAACGTTCTGGTGCCGCTGGGCGCAGTCTTGCTGAACAGGATACACAAGGCCCGCTCTAAACGGAAGGGGCTGGAGACATGA
- a CDS encoding Ger(x)C family spore germination protein: protein MMNKPGNLLRLLLILPLLSLLLSGCWDDRELNELGITSGSAYDWENNQWKATYQVINPSSGASGMGGSGGGSTSSPPFLTFTVKGRTIMEAIERTNLTSTREMFFSHSRITVIGESLARHGINQLIDMFLRKQDARETVFVFISQGDAGMILDQLMQMTKNQGAGIQLMIEQESRLLSYYPGIRLYELAMALSSESKSAVLPEILLTGSQTMDETSETAVTDLPSRLALGRLGVIKGDTFAGWLSQKQAFGLSFLTDNVDSATIAFPSRPGASGKLDASFVLQNSATTVRPVWVKDHYVMEVNIKGSGVLTELGSVMDLNDRKAISEMEESLEQRVLELMNNAWTEVKRLKADVTGFAVRIHRSDPKRWKQIEQEKSWDNVFQEIELRPQVSIEMERTGLSNKSFKSVQQK from the coding sequence ATGATGAACAAACCGGGCAATCTGCTGCGCCTTCTGCTCATCCTCCCGCTTCTCTCCCTCCTGCTCTCCGGCTGCTGGGATGACCGGGAGCTTAACGAACTGGGCATTACCTCCGGATCTGCCTATGACTGGGAGAACAATCAATGGAAGGCAACCTATCAGGTCATCAACCCCTCCTCAGGGGCCAGCGGTATGGGCGGCAGCGGAGGGGGCAGCACCAGCTCGCCGCCCTTCCTCACGTTCACCGTCAAGGGCCGGACAATTATGGAGGCTATTGAACGGACGAATCTGACCAGTACGCGGGAGATGTTCTTCTCCCACTCCAGAATTACCGTCATCGGCGAGAGCCTGGCCAGACACGGAATCAATCAGCTGATTGATATGTTCCTGCGCAAGCAGGATGCCCGGGAGACGGTCTTTGTCTTCATCTCCCAGGGTGATGCCGGAATGATTCTGGATCAGCTGATGCAGATGACCAAGAATCAGGGCGCCGGCATCCAGCTTATGATTGAACAGGAATCAAGGCTCTTGTCCTACTATCCGGGAATCCGCCTGTATGAGCTGGCGATGGCGCTGTCCTCCGAGTCCAAAAGCGCGGTGTTGCCGGAGATTCTGCTGACCGGCTCCCAGACGATGGATGAGACCAGTGAGACCGCAGTTACCGACCTGCCCTCGCGGCTGGCGCTGGGAAGGCTGGGCGTCATTAAAGGAGATACGTTCGCGGGCTGGCTCAGCCAGAAGCAGGCGTTCGGGCTTTCTTTTCTAACCGATAATGTTGATTCTGCCACCATCGCCTTCCCCTCCCGGCCGGGGGCAAGCGGCAAGCTGGATGCCTCCTTCGTCCTGCAAAATTCGGCCACCACCGTCCGCCCTGTCTGGGTCAAGGATCATTATGTGATGGAGGTTAACATTAAGGGCAGCGGTGTGCTGACAGAGCTTGGAAGTGTCATGGATCTGAATGACCGCAAGGCGATCAGTGAAATGGAGGAATCGTTGGAGCAGCGGGTGCTGGAGCTAATGAATAACGCCTGGACAGAAGTCAAACGGCTGAAGGCAGACGTCACCGGTTTTGCTGTGAGGATACACCGGAGCGATCCGAAGCGCTGGAAGCAGATTGAGCAGGAGAAAAGCTGGGACAACGTCTTTCAGGAGATTGAGCTCCGCCCGCAGGTCTCCATTGAGATGGAACGGACCGGACTCAGCAACAAGTCGTTCAAGTCTGTCCAGCAGAAGTAA
- a CDS encoding GerAB/ArcD/ProY family transporter, whose product MMNNKQVKEQVSSLQIVFMIMLFEIGSTPLFLLGGTAKQDSWLAMCAGSAAGFALLLVLMWIQHRSPGADLIGMLKAHFGTAPGAFIGAVYSLYFAYQSMRNVRDLGELTAMTMLPRTPMAITMLVFVLLALYAIWKGAEVVFRLPEVLLPVMLFFYFLLVLMLGIMGAIDFSRLAPVMEGGVMPVLQAALPEIVSFPFGQMIVFLMLWTLWEKPGMPVKYTVNAYLLISVFLIFMNALNVAVLGPAIAGVSQLPFLKTVRVLSNLKFVERLDILVTIQLFLGLLIKMMLFYFCSVKALAELTGKTAKWWVFPVGAVIYGSSFLERDYTQHIAIGLGPSLKLDPLFQVAIPLLLALSIWVRGRLQRSA is encoded by the coding sequence ATGATGAACAACAAACAGGTCAAAGAACAGGTCTCTTCCCTGCAGATTGTGTTCATGATTATGCTGTTTGAAATTGGCAGCACGCCGCTGTTCCTGCTGGGGGGCACCGCCAAGCAGGATTCCTGGCTGGCGATGTGTGCAGGTTCAGCGGCGGGCTTCGCCCTTCTCCTTGTGCTGATGTGGATTCAGCACCGGTCTCCGGGCGCGGACCTGATTGGAATGCTCAAAGCTCATTTCGGCACAGCCCCCGGGGCGTTCATCGGCGCGGTGTACAGCCTGTACTTCGCTTATCAGTCCATGCGCAATGTCCGTGATCTCGGCGAGCTGACGGCGATGACCATGCTGCCGAGAACCCCGATGGCCATTACGATGCTGGTGTTTGTGCTGCTGGCCTTATATGCCATCTGGAAGGGGGCGGAGGTCGTCTTCAGGCTGCCTGAGGTGCTGCTGCCGGTCATGCTGTTCTTCTATTTTCTGCTTGTTCTGATGCTGGGCATCATGGGAGCGATCGATTTCAGCCGTCTGGCGCCGGTGATGGAGGGCGGGGTGATGCCGGTGCTGCAAGCGGCGCTGCCGGAGATCGTCTCGTTTCCCTTTGGGCAGATGATTGTTTTTCTGATGCTGTGGACGTTATGGGAGAAGCCCGGTATGCCTGTAAAATACACAGTGAACGCCTATCTGCTCATCAGCGTGTTCCTGATCTTTATGAATGCGCTGAATGTGGCCGTCCTCGGCCCGGCGATCGCGGGAGTCAGCCAGCTGCCTTTTCTCAAAACCGTCCGGGTGCTGTCCAACCTCAAATTCGTCGAACGGCTTGATATTCTCGTCACCATCCAGCTCTTCCTGGGGCTGCTGATCAAGATGATGCTCTTCTACTTCTGTTCTGTAAAAGCTCTTGCAGAGCTGACCGGCAAAACGGCCAAATGGTGGGTCTTCCCTGTGGGGGCCGTCATCTACGGTTCCTCATTCCTCGAACGGGATTACACCCAACATATTGCCATCGGCCTGGGGCCGAGCCTGAAGCTTGACCCGCTCTTCCAGGTCGCCATTCCGCTGCTGCTGGCCCTGTCGATCTGGGTGCGGGGCCGGTTACAGCGTTCAGCTTGA
- a CDS encoding FeoA family protein, translating to MAGAVIPLSEATNGSTLRISGIEVQGVLRRRLLDLGFVAGNRVEVLRRSPLGDPTAYRISNTTIALRREESSLIYGELIGGGEG from the coding sequence ATGGCCGGAGCCGTAATTCCATTGTCTGAAGCTACGAACGGCAGCACGCTGCGGATCAGCGGCATCGAGGTCCAGGGTGTGCTGCGGAGAAGATTGCTTGATCTCGGATTTGTCGCCGGGAACCGCGTAGAAGTGCTGCGGCGCAGCCCGCTCGGAGACCCTACGGCTTACCGGATCAGCAATACTACCATTGCCCTGCGGCGGGAAGAGAGTTCCCTCATTTATGGCGAACTGATTGGAGGCGGAGAAGGATGA
- a CDS encoding FeoB small GTPase domain-containing protein: MSEYTVAFAGNPNTGKSTLFNLLTGMRQHTGNWAGKTVVTAEGRFTHKEHTYRAVDLPGTYSLYSNSADEEAARDYIIFEEPDVTLVVLDATSLERNLNLALQVLEITGRAVVCINLIDEAKRLGIDINLKRIAERLGVPVTAISARNGIGIEALLDQIARVATGEFKAEPLKITYGEEIEQGIAELIPMVEQTVGARYPARWIALRLLDGDHSLLTSLKAHMGRKGISVAKEVARHGVTACH, from the coding sequence ATGAGCGAGTATACTGTAGCTTTTGCCGGCAACCCCAATACAGGCAAGAGCACGCTGTTCAACCTGTTGACCGGGATGCGCCAGCACACCGGCAACTGGGCCGGCAAAACCGTAGTTACCGCTGAAGGGCGGTTCACCCACAAGGAGCATACTTACCGGGCCGTTGACCTTCCCGGCACCTATTCGCTCTACTCCAATTCCGCCGATGAAGAGGCGGCCCGGGATTATATTATTTTCGAGGAACCGGATGTAACGCTGGTGGTTCTGGATGCCACGTCGCTGGAGCGCAACCTCAATCTGGCCCTGCAGGTGCTGGAGATTACGGGACGCGCCGTGGTCTGCATCAATCTGATCGATGAAGCCAAACGGCTGGGCATTGATATTAATCTGAAGCGGATTGCGGAGCGCCTCGGTGTGCCTGTCACGGCCATTTCGGCCCGCAACGGGATCGGCATCGAAGCGCTGCTGGATCAGATCGCACGCGTAGCTACCGGTGAATTCAAGGCAGAGCCGCTGAAGATCACCTATGGCGAGGAGATTGAGCAAGGCATTGCCGAGCTGATCCCGATGGTGGAGCAGACGGTCGGTGCCAGATATCCGGCACGCTGGATTGCCCTGCGTCTGCTGGACGGTGACCACAGCCTGCTGACTTCCCTCAAAGCCCATATGGGACGCAAGGGTATATCTGTAGCGAAGGAGGTGGCCCGCCATGGAGTCACCGCATGCCATTAA
- a CDS encoding nucleoside recognition domain-containing protein, whose protein sequence is MESPHAINGQDPLDSLLATAKKLADKGAVRDEIVSGIYGVSAGICSDAVTYHDKKKLGSTYKLDNIVTSKIWGFPIMLAGLGLVFWITIAGANYPSGWIASLFSWIEGYLTAGFEAVHAPAWLHGVLVLGLYRGTSWVISVMLPPMMIFFPVFALLENFGYLPRVAFNMDRLFKKSGGHGKQALTMSMGFGCNAAAILSTRIIESPRERMLAILTNNFVPCNGRWPTLILLSSMFMVGAATTGALRTFSTALVLMGIVLVGIVVTLSVSWIMSKTALRGVPTHYTLELPPYRRPQIWKTIVRSSKEKSLNVLTRAIVVAAPAGIITWILGNVFVGGESVLNHMAAWFDPFAQLLGMDGFIIMAFILGLPANEIVLPILLMGYMSSGAMVDIEGLGSIKDIFLSHGWTWLTALNMMLFSLLHYPCGTTLVNIYKETKSLKWAVLSAVIPLAIAIGVTFAVASAARLFGWV, encoded by the coding sequence ATGGAGTCACCGCATGCCATTAACGGCCAAGACCCGCTTGATTCCCTGCTGGCAACCGCGAAGAAGCTGGCAGATAAAGGGGCGGTCCGCGACGAGATTGTCAGCGGAATCTACGGCGTATCGGCTGGAATCTGCAGCGATGCCGTAACTTATCACGATAAGAAGAAGCTGGGCAGCACCTACAAGCTGGATAATATCGTCACTTCGAAGATCTGGGGCTTCCCTATTATGCTCGCCGGTCTTGGTCTGGTATTCTGGATTACCATTGCCGGAGCCAACTATCCTTCCGGCTGGATTGCCTCCCTCTTCAGCTGGATCGAAGGCTATCTGACCGCCGGCTTCGAGGCTGTTCATGCTCCCGCCTGGCTGCACGGCGTCCTTGTGCTGGGACTGTACCGCGGCACCTCATGGGTCATCAGCGTCATGCTGCCGCCTATGATGATTTTCTTCCCGGTGTTCGCGCTGCTGGAGAACTTCGGCTATCTGCCCCGGGTGGCTTTTAATATGGACCGCTTGTTCAAGAAATCCGGTGGTCATGGCAAGCAGGCCTTGACGATGTCGATGGGCTTCGGCTGCAACGCTGCTGCTATTCTGTCCACCCGCATTATTGAATCGCCCCGCGAACGCATGCTGGCCATTCTGACCAACAACTTCGTCCCGTGCAACGGCCGCTGGCCTACGCTTATACTGCTCTCCTCCATGTTCATGGTCGGGGCGGCAACCACCGGGGCACTGCGTACCTTCTCGACTGCGCTGGTGCTGATGGGGATCGTGCTGGTCGGAATTGTTGTCACCTTGAGCGTATCGTGGATCATGTCCAAAACCGCGCTGCGCGGTGTGCCTACTCACTACACTCTGGAGCTGCCGCCTTACCGCCGCCCGCAGATCTGGAAGACCATTGTCCGCTCTTCCAAGGAAAAGTCCCTCAATGTGCTGACCCGCGCCATCGTCGTGGCCGCTCCGGCAGGGATCATCACCTGGATTCTCGGCAATGTATTTGTCGGCGGCGAGAGCGTGCTGAATCATATGGCGGCCTGGTTCGATCCGTTCGCGCAGCTGCTCGGCATGGACGGCTTCATTATTATGGCCTTCATCCTCGGCCTGCCCGCTAACGAGATTGTGCTGCCTATCCTGCTGATGGGCTACATGTCCTCCGGGGCCATGGTGGATATCGAAGGTCTCGGCAGCATTAAGGACATCTTTCTGAGCCACGGCTGGACCTGGCTGACGGCGCTGAATATGATGCTGTTCTCCCTGCTCCACTATCCTTGCGGCACCACACTCGTGAACATCTACAAGGAGACCAAAAGCCTGAAGTGGGCGGTGCTCTCCGCTGTAATCCCGCTCGCTATCGCTATCGGCGTAACCTTCGCGGTGGCTTCGGCGGCCCGGCTGTTCGGCTGGGTGTAA
- a CDS encoding STM4015 family protein, whose product MTAVKLSIDYDAFEEGKRIETEIERLSSSPEAATLTSLTIGDWGQAYEQSSEHVVEALVKHNASFPALRKLFIGDMSYEECEISWINQTDLSPLLPAYPELQSLTVQGGTDLRLSQLQHDKLEELIIITGGLGKVVLADIAASTLPNLQKLELYLGVDNYGFDGGLEDLLPLIEPGKFPKLTYLGLKNSEIQDEIAAALADAPILDQLHTLDMSLGTLSDTGAEALLASERVKGLKLLNLSHHFMSDEMMLRLKNSGLPVDVSDQQQADDDDDWRYPSITE is encoded by the coding sequence ATGACAGCAGTGAAGCTCAGTATTGATTACGATGCATTTGAGGAAGGCAAACGGATAGAGACGGAGATTGAACGCTTAAGCAGCAGCCCAGAAGCGGCTACCCTGACCAGCCTGACGATTGGCGACTGGGGACAAGCTTACGAGCAGAGTTCGGAGCATGTGGTTGAGGCTCTGGTGAAGCATAATGCAAGCTTCCCGGCGCTGCGCAAGCTGTTCATCGGGGACATGAGCTATGAGGAATGTGAAATCTCGTGGATTAACCAGACCGATCTCTCGCCGTTGCTGCCCGCTTATCCTGAGCTGCAATCCCTGACTGTACAAGGCGGTACCGATCTGCGTCTGAGCCAGCTGCAGCATGACAAGCTGGAAGAACTCATTATTATTACCGGCGGACTCGGCAAGGTTGTGCTGGCGGATATCGCCGCTTCTACTCTGCCTAACCTGCAGAAGCTCGAACTCTATCTTGGGGTGGACAATTATGGCTTCGACGGCGGGCTGGAGGACCTTCTGCCGCTGATCGAGCCCGGGAAATTCCCTAAGCTAACCTATCTTGGACTCAAAAACAGTGAGATCCAGGACGAAATTGCCGCAGCCCTGGCGGATGCGCCGATTCTGGACCAGCTCCATACCCTGGATATGTCACTAGGAACGCTTAGCGACACCGGCGCAGAAGCGCTGCTCGCCAGCGAGCGGGTCAAGGGACTGAAGCTGCTCAACCTGAGCCATCACTTCATGTCTGACGAGATGATGCTGCGTCTGAAGAACAGCGGATTGCCGGTTGATGTCAGCGACCAGCAGCAAGCCGATGACGATGATGACTGGCGTTATCCGTCGATCACAGAATAA